One Paraburkholderia agricolaris DNA segment encodes these proteins:
- a CDS encoding SDR family NAD(P)-dependent oxidoreductase has product MNTPTLTLAGQHAVVTGGGSGIGAAVAEALLRGGARVTLMGRNAQRLDAQREKLQGLGEVACISVDVTSEESVEKAFAQAGAIDILVNNAGQAQAAPFTHTDMALWQRMLDVNLTGVFLGTRAVLPGMLERGHGHIVNVASTAGQIGYAYVAAYCAAKHGVIGLTRSLALEVATKGITVNAVCPGYTETELLHASLEQITSKTSRTEQQARETLLRSNPQRRFVSPEQVANSVLWLCQPGSDAITGQSISISGGEVM; this is encoded by the coding sequence GTGAATACGCCAACCTTGACGCTCGCAGGGCAGCATGCCGTCGTCACCGGCGGTGGCAGCGGCATCGGTGCAGCCGTGGCCGAAGCGTTGCTGCGGGGCGGCGCCCGCGTCACGTTGATGGGCCGTAACGCACAACGTCTCGATGCGCAGCGGGAAAAACTCCAGGGGCTCGGTGAGGTTGCCTGCATCAGTGTCGACGTCACCAGCGAAGAATCGGTCGAGAAAGCCTTCGCACAAGCCGGTGCAATCGACATCCTCGTCAACAACGCGGGTCAGGCGCAGGCTGCCCCCTTCACCCACACCGATATGGCGCTCTGGCAGCGCATGCTCGACGTGAATCTCACCGGCGTGTTCCTCGGCACGCGTGCCGTGCTGCCCGGCATGCTCGAACGCGGTCACGGCCACATCGTCAATGTCGCGAGCACGGCGGGGCAAATCGGTTATGCGTACGTCGCGGCGTACTGTGCCGCGAAACACGGGGTGATCGGCCTGACGCGTTCGCTCGCGTTGGAAGTCGCGACCAAAGGCATCACGGTCAATGCCGTTTGCCCCGGTTATACGGAAACAGAACTGCTGCACGCGTCGCTCGAACAGATCACCAGCAAGACCTCGCGCACGGAACAGCAAGCGCGCGAAACCTTGCTTCGCTCGAATCCGCAGCGTCGGTTCGTGAGCCCGGAGCAAGTCGCTAACTCAGTGCTTTGGCTCTGCCAGCCCGGCTCGGACGCGATCACGGGCCAATCCATTTCCATCTCCGGTGGAGAAGTAATGTGA
- a CDS encoding bifunctional salicylyl-CoA 5-hydroxylase/oxidoreductase: MRIVCIGGGPAGLYFGLLMKGRNPAHDVTVVERNRPYDTFGWGVVFSDQTLGNLRAADAPSADAILDAFNHWDDIEINFRGSQIRSSGHGFCGIGRKRLLNILQARCEELGVKLVFETLVTDDTTYEADLIIACDGANSAIRQKYAATYKPAIDMRDCRFVWLGTKKLFDAFTFAFEETEFGWFQAHAYRFDDQTSTFIVEAPERVWRAAGLDEMSKEDSIAFCEKLFAKYLDGNALLSNAAHLRGSSQWIRFPRVVNEEWVHWRSNADGTQTPIVLMGDAAHTAHFSIGSGTKLALEDSIELANSMGAHPGDLAAALQHYTDVRSIDVLRIQNAARNSTEWFEHVDRYTSFEPEQFAYSLLTRSQRISHENLRERDASYLSTFEDWLAHRSGIDRAPEKHSVPPMFTPFTLRGVTLKNRVVVSPMAQYSAVDGVAGDYHLMHLGARAMGGAALVMTEMTCVSPEARITPACPGMYAPEHLAAWKRIVDLVHHQSDAKIGIQLGHSGAKGSTRVAWEGIDQPLDEGNWPLVSASPQQYLSGISQTSHEATRDELNEIEAQFVLATKMSAEAGFDWLELHCAHGYFLSSFLSPLTNQRTDEYGGSLENRLRYPLQVFKAIRAVWPQDKPISVRISANDWVGGGTTPDDAVQIARAFKAAGADMIDVSSGQVSKQEKPVYGRMFQTPFSDRVRNEAGIATIAVGAISEADHVNSIIAAGRADLCAIARPHLANPSWTLNEAAKIGYFDVAWPKPYTAAKSQLERNLERERAQAAANAGLSAQERAQRAEGTT; the protein is encoded by the coding sequence TACGACACCTTCGGCTGGGGCGTCGTGTTCTCCGACCAGACGCTCGGCAACCTGCGCGCCGCCGACGCCCCGAGCGCGGACGCGATTCTCGACGCCTTCAATCACTGGGACGACATCGAGATCAATTTCCGCGGCAGCCAGATTCGCTCGTCGGGCCACGGTTTCTGCGGCATCGGCAGAAAACGTCTGCTGAATATCCTGCAGGCGCGTTGCGAAGAACTGGGCGTCAAGCTGGTTTTCGAAACCCTGGTCACGGACGACACCACCTACGAAGCCGACCTGATCATCGCCTGTGACGGCGCCAACAGCGCGATCCGTCAAAAGTATGCAGCGACTTACAAGCCCGCAATCGACATGCGCGATTGCCGCTTCGTCTGGCTCGGCACCAAAAAGCTGTTCGACGCCTTCACGTTCGCCTTTGAAGAAACGGAGTTCGGCTGGTTCCAGGCTCACGCTTATCGTTTCGACGATCAAACCTCCACGTTTATTGTGGAAGCACCGGAGCGCGTTTGGCGTGCCGCCGGACTCGACGAAATGAGCAAGGAAGACAGCATCGCGTTCTGCGAGAAGCTGTTCGCCAAATACCTGGACGGCAACGCGTTGCTCTCGAACGCCGCGCATTTGCGCGGGTCGTCACAATGGATTCGCTTCCCGCGCGTCGTCAATGAGGAATGGGTGCACTGGCGCAGCAATGCCGACGGCACGCAAACACCGATCGTGCTGATGGGCGATGCAGCGCACACCGCGCACTTCTCGATCGGCTCGGGCACCAAGCTCGCACTCGAAGATTCGATCGAACTCGCCAACAGCATGGGCGCGCATCCGGGTGACCTGGCCGCCGCGTTGCAGCACTACACCGACGTGCGCAGTATCGACGTGCTGCGCATCCAGAATGCCGCGCGCAATTCGACGGAATGGTTCGAGCATGTCGATCGCTATACGTCGTTCGAGCCGGAACAGTTCGCCTACTCGCTGCTTACGCGCTCGCAGCGCATTTCGCACGAAAACCTGCGGGAGCGCGATGCAAGCTATCTATCGACGTTCGAAGACTGGCTCGCGCACCGCTCGGGCATTGATCGCGCGCCTGAAAAACACTCCGTTCCACCGATGTTCACGCCCTTCACATTGCGTGGCGTCACACTGAAAAACCGCGTCGTCGTTTCACCGATGGCGCAATACTCCGCTGTCGACGGCGTAGCCGGTGACTATCATCTGATGCATCTCGGTGCCCGCGCCATGGGCGGCGCCGCGCTCGTCATGACGGAAATGACCTGCGTGTCGCCCGAAGCGCGCATCACGCCCGCCTGTCCCGGTATGTACGCGCCGGAACATCTGGCGGCGTGGAAGCGTATTGTCGATCTCGTACATCATCAGTCGGATGCGAAAATCGGCATTCAGCTCGGGCACTCGGGCGCTAAAGGCTCGACACGTGTCGCGTGGGAAGGCATCGACCAGCCGCTTGACGAAGGCAATTGGCCGCTCGTGTCCGCTTCGCCCCAACAGTATTTAAGCGGTATCAGCCAGACCTCGCATGAAGCCACCCGGGACGAACTCAATGAAATCGAAGCGCAGTTCGTACTCGCTACGAAAATGTCTGCAGAGGCAGGCTTCGATTGGCTCGAATTGCACTGCGCACATGGCTATTTTCTGTCGAGCTTCCTGTCGCCGTTGACCAACCAGCGGACCGACGAATACGGCGGCTCGCTTGAAAACCGTCTGCGCTATCCGTTACAGGTTTTCAAGGCGATCCGTGCGGTCTGGCCGCAAGACAAGCCGATCTCCGTGCGCATCTCCGCTAACGACTGGGTCGGCGGAGGCACCACGCCCGACGACGCCGTGCAGATCGCGCGCGCCTTCAAAGCGGCAGGTGCCGACATGATCGACGTCTCGTCGGGCCAGGTCAGCAAGCAGGAAAAACCCGTGTACGGCCGCATGTTCCAGACGCCCTTCTCCGACCGCGTGCGCAACGAAGCCGGCATCGCCACGATCGCCGTTGGTGCGATCTCGGAAGCGGACCATGTCAACAGCATCATTGCGGCGGGCCGGGCCGATCTCTGCGCGATAGCGCGGCCCCATCTGGCCAATCCGTCCTGGACGTTGAATGAGGCCGCAAAAATAGGCTACTTCGACGTGGCATGGCCGAAGCCCTATACGGCGGCCAAGTCGCAACTCGAGCGCAATCTCGAACGCGAACGCGCCCAGGCCGCGGCGAACGCGGGTCTGTCGGCCCAGGAACGCGCGCAACGCGCTGAAGGAACCACGTGA